In one window of Solanum pennellii chromosome 2, SPENNV200 DNA:
- the LOC107008969 gene encoding protein DETOXIFICATION 9-like: MAMEEPLLLNLEKDDVRVSRKVFIEELKEASRIALPMIVVTVSQYLLRVSPMIMLGRLGELSLSSASIATSLCNVTGYSVLFGMSSALETLCGQAYGARQYRKLGTFSYSAIICLFLVCIPVSVLWIFTDKLLILMGQDPSIAKEAGKYAIWLIPTLFPYAILQSVVRYLQAQSLILPMLITAVASLCFQVAICWAFIFKLSLGIAGAASSIGLSYWLNVILLMLYVKYSSACEKTRTSFSTDVFLTLGDFFRLAIPSAVMVCLEWWSFELIILSSGLLPNPMLETSVLSICFTTTSVHYHIPYSFGAAASTRVSNELGAGRPQAAKIALVAVLVLSATEVVLASITLFVVRNVWGYAFTYEKEVATYVAEITPVLCISIIMDGTQAVLSGVARGSGWQHIGAYVNLGAYYLVGIPAALLLGFVLHLNSKGLWSGLVAGATVQCISLSVVTGFTNWEKQAIEARHRIFSEKLATENQLIE; this comes from the exons atggcGATGGAAGAGCCGCTGCTGCTTAATTTGGAGAAAGACGATGTGAGGGTGAGCCGCAAAGTGTTTATTGAAGAGTTGAAAGAGGCGAGTCGAATAGCTTTGCCTATGATAGTGGTAACAGTATCACAGTACCTTTTGCGTGTTTCGCCAATGATTATGTTAGGTCGCCTTGGTGAACTTTCACTGTCTAGTGCTTCTATTGCTACCTCACTTTGCAATGTTACCGGTTACAGTGTCCTT TTTGGAATGTCTAGTGCACTGGAGACTCTATGTGGGCAGGCCTATGGAGCAAGACAATATCGAAAACTTGGAACTTTTTCTTATAGTGCTATTATTTGTCTGTTTCTGGTATGCATACCAGTCTCCGTTCTGTGGATTTTCACGGATAAACTTCTTATATTGATGGGCCAAGATCCTTCAATTGCAAAGGAAGCTGGGAAATACGCAATTTGGCTCATTCCTACACTATTTCCATATGCTATTCTTCAGTCAGTTGTCCGGTATCTGCAGGCACAGAGTTTAATCCTACCAATGCTTATAACTGCAGTTGCATCTTTATGCTTCCAAGTGGCAATTTGTTGGGcttttatattcaaattgaGTTTAGGGATTGCAGGAGCAGCATCGTCAATTGGTTTATCCTATTGGTTGAACGTGATCTTGCTTATGCTTTATGTGAAGTACTCATCGGCTTGTGAAAAGACTCGGACTTCATTCTCTACGGATGTTTTCCTGACTTTAGGGGACTTCTTCCGCCTTGCCATCCCATCTGCTGTAATGGTTTG CTTGGAATGGTGGTCATTTGAGCTTATCATTCTAAGCTCTGGTCTGTTGCCAAATCCGATGCTAGAAACTTCTGTACTTTCCATATG CTTTACAACCACTTCTGTGCACTACCATATACCTTATTCTTTCGGTGCTGCAGCAAG TACTCGGGTTTCAAATGAGCTTGGAGCTGGGAGGCCACAGGCGGCGAAAATTGCTCTCGTTGCTGTGTTAGTTCTTTCTGCCACTGAGGTTGTTCTTGCAAGTATAACTCTATTTGTGGTCCGTAATGTATGGGGCTATGCGTTTACTTATGAGAAAGAAGTGGCCACTTATGTTGCAGAAATTACTCCTGTTCTTTGCATATCAATTATCATGGACGGCACCCAAGCTGTACTATCAG GAGTTGCTAGAGGAAGCGGGTGGCAGCATATTGGAGCCTATGTGAACCTTGGAGCATATTATTTGGTTGGAATTCCCGCGGCTCTATTACTTGGATTTGTCTTACACCTAAACAGCAAGGGTCTTTGGAGTGGATTGGTGGCTGGAGCAACTGTGCAATGTATTTCACTCTCCGTTGTCACCGGCTTCACCAATTGGGAAAAACAG GCCATTGAAGCAAGACACAGAATTTTTAGTGAAAAGCTTGCCACGGAAAATCAGCTCATTGAATGA
- the LOC107010695 gene encoding protein DETOXIFICATION 14-like — protein sequence MTEEEPLVNLEKEDVVVTEKVFIEEVKETSRIGLPMIVVTVSQYLLRVSPMIMLGHLGELPLSSASIATSLSNVTGYSVLFGMCSALETLCGQAYGAGQYRKLGTFTYSAIICLFLVCIPVSVLWIFTDKLLILTGQDPSIATEAGKYAIWLIPTLFPYAVLQSLVRYLQAQSLILPMLLSAVVSLCFQVTICWAFIFKLNLGIAGAALSISLSYWLNVILLILYVKYSSVCEKTRASFSTDVFLTTGDFFRFAIPSAVMVCLEWWAFELIILLSGLFPNPMLETSVLSICFTVTTVHYHIPYSFGAAASTRISNELGAGRPQAAKIALAAVIVLSATEVVLASITLFVVRNVWGYAFSYEKEVVTYVAEITPILCMSIIMDGIQAVLSGVARGSGWQHIGAYVNLGAYYLVGIPAVLLLGFVFHLKGKGLWSGLVAGTTVQCISLSLVTGFTNWEKQAIEARRRIFSEKLAGKNRFIELQDIQMLESEIKL from the exons ATGACGGAGGAAGAGCCGCTGGTTAATTTGGAGAAAGAAGATGTGGTTGTGACAGAGAAAGTGTTTATTGAAGAGGTGAAAGAGACGAGTCGCATTGGTTTGCCTATGATAGTGGTGACAGTATCACAGTACCTTTTGCGTGTTTCGCCAATGATTATGTTAGGTCACCTTGGTGAACTTCCACTTTCTAGTGCTTCTATTGCTACTTCACTTTCCAATGTTACTGGTTACAGTGTTCTT TTCGGAATGTGTAGTGCACTGGAGACTCTATGTGGGCAGGCCTATGGAGCAGGACAATATCGAAAACTTGGAACTTTTACTTATAGTGCTATTATTTGTCTGTTTCTGGTATGTATACCAGTCTCTGTTCTGTGGATCTTTACGGATAAACTTCTTATATTGACGGGCCAAGATCCTTCCATTGCAACTGAAGCTGGAAAGTACGCGATTTGGCTCATTCCTACACTATTTCCATATGCTGTTCTTCAGTCACTTGTTCGGTATCTGCAGGCACAGAGTTTAATCCTACCAATGCTTTTAAGTGCAGTTGTATCTTTATGCTTCCAAGTAACGATTTGTTGGGCCTTTATATTCAAATTGAATTTAGGGATTGCCGGAGCAGCATTGTCAATCAGTTTATCCTATTGGTTGAATGTGATCTTGCTTATACTTTATGTGAAGTACTCATCGGTTTGTGAAAAGACTCGAGCTTCATTCTCTACAGATGTTTTCCTGACTACTGGGGACTTCTTCCGCTTTGCCATCCCATCTGCTGTAATGGTTTG CTTGGAATGGTGGGCATTTGAGCTAATCATTCTGCTCTCTGGTCTGTTTCCAAATCCGATGCTAGAAACATCCGTTCTGTCCATATG CTTTACAGTCACTACTGTGCACTACCATATACCTTATTCTTTCGGTGCTGCAGCAAG TACACGGATTTCAAATGAGCTTGGAGCTGGGAGGCCACAAGCGGCAAAAATTGCTCTCGCTGCTGTGATAGTTCTTTCAGCTACTGAGGTTGTTCTTGCAAGTATAACTCTATTTGTGGTCCGCAATGTATGGGGCTATGCATTTTCTTATGAGAAAGAAGTAGTCACCTATGTCGCAGAAATTACTCCTATTCTTTGCATGTCAATCATCATGGACGGCATCCAAGCTGTACTATCAG GAGTTGCCAGAGGAAGCGGGTGGCAGCATATTGGAGCCTATGTGAACCTTGGAGCATATTATTTAGTTGGAATTCCCGCGGTTCTATTACTTGGATTTGTATTTCATCTAAAGGGCAAGGGTCTTTGGAGTGGATTGGTGGCTGGAACAACTGTGCAATGTATTTCACTCTCCCTTGTCACAGGCTTCACCAATTGGGAAAAACAG GCCATTGAAGCAAGACGCAGAATATTTAGTGAAAAGCTTGCTGGCAAAAATAGGTTCATTGAATTACAGGACATTCAGATGCTAGAGAGTGAAATAAAGCTTTAA